From Pempheris klunzingeri isolate RE-2024b chromosome 16, fPemKlu1.hap1, whole genome shotgun sequence, a single genomic window includes:
- the LOC139215696 gene encoding serine/arginine-rich splicing factor 10-like produces MARYMRPPNTSLFVRNISDESRPEDLRREFGRYGPIVDVYIPLDFYTRQPRGFAYIQFEDVRDAEDALHSLDRKWVCGRQIEIQFAQGDRKTPNQMKSKERRSPSRSSRYDDYDRDSRRRRSRSRSYERYRSRSPSYDRHRRRSESPRESRGRVYGRGRSRSREDDRYRQRPRRESRGRSRSRSKSASPREAVNPASTSHYTEEEVRRTHSPSRSRSRSASRSRSRSRSRSRSWAGRKSGGR; encoded by the exons ATGGCCAGATACATGAGGCCTCCAAACACGTCTTTGTTTGTCAGAAACATCTCCGATGAGTCCAG GCCTGAGGATTTGCGGCGTGAGTTTGGCCGCTATGGGCCGATAGTGGATGTCTACATCCCACTTGACTTCTATACACGTCAACCAAGAGGATTTGCATACATTCAAT TTGAGGATGTGCGCGATGCCGAAGACGCCCTTCACAGCCTGGACAGGAAGTGGGTCTGTGGTCGTCAGATTGAAATCCAGTTCGCCCAGGGTGACAGAAAGA caCCAAATCAGATGAAATCAAAGGAAAGGCGTTCTCCAAGCAGATCCTCCCGATACGATGACTATGATCGAGACAGCCGGCGCAGACGCAGCCGCAGCCGCAGCTACGAGAGATACAGGTCACGCAGCCCATCGTACGATCGCCATCGCAGGCGGTCCGAGAGTCCtcgaga GTCTCGAGGTCGTGTGTAcggaagaggaagaagcaggagCCGTGAGGACGACAG gTACAGGCAGCGGCCCCGGAGAGAGTCCAGAGGGAGATCTCGGTCGCGCTCCAAATCTGCATCTCCGCGGGAAGCCGTCAACCCGGCGTCGACCTCCCATTACACCGAGGAAGAAGTGCGGCGGACGCACTCCCCGTCCCGCTCGAGGTCCCGGTCCGCATCAAGATCGCGCTCTCGCTCACGCTCCCGGTCCCGATCCTGGGCCGGACGCAAGTCAGGAGGACGCTAG
- the LOC139215737 gene encoding fatty acid-binding protein, liver-like, translating to MPTSTVCDGIMTTRTTNILRQAARPAGMDFSGTWQVYSEENLEEFLKEIGAPEVVVKMRKGVKPVIVIEQNGKDFTYTMKTPICTKVHSFSIGKESEITTLDGRKFKCTVREENGKLISETDKFTSVREKQGDDLVETITAGSVTFISRSKRV from the exons ATGCCAACCAGCACAGTGTGTGATGGGATTAtgacaacaagaacaacaaacaTCCTCCGGCAAGCAGCACGACCTGCAGGCATGGACTTCAGCGGCACTTGGCAGGTTTATTCTGAGGAAAACCTCGAGGAGTTCTTAAAAGAAATTG GTGCACCTGAAGTGGTTGTCAAAATGCGAAAGGGTGTTAAACCGGTGATAGTGATTGAGCAGAACGGCAAAGACTTCACCTACACGATGAAGACCCCCATCTGCACCAAAGTCCACTCATTCAGCATCGGAAAGGAGTCTGAGATAACGACTCTGGATGGCAGGAAGTTTAAG TGCAccgtcagagaggagaatgggAAGCTGATTTCGGAGACTGACAAGTTCACCTCCGTCCGAGAGAAGCAAGGGGACGACCTGGTTGAG ACTATCACTGCTGGATCTGTGACTTTCATCAGCAGAAGTAAACGAGTCTGA
- the LOC139215117 gene encoding gap junction alpha-9 protein-like, with product MGDWNFLGGILEEVHIHSTMVGKIWLTILFIFRMLVLGVAAEDVWNDEQSDFICNTEQPGCRNVCYDQAFPISLIRYWVLQVIFVSSPSLVYMGHAIYQLRALEKERHCKKVALRRELEAVDVELVEVRRRIEKEMRQLEQGKLNKAPLRGSLLCTYVAHIVTRSVVEVSFMMGQYILYGHHLSTLYKCDREPCPNVVDCFVSRPTEKSVFMVFMQAIACISLFLSLLEIMHLGFKKLKKGILDYYPHLKDDLDDYYVNKSKKNSVVHQVCMGTSVGRKTTIPTAPCGYTLLLEKQGNGPNYPLLSASSAFVPIQGDPGAKPDSHKDVKEGVPSPTEQNSNSNNTSSETRSPPADKQDEQEDRSSPHHEDMGCARSEYPTLPVADTSSCTTLSGIVRKTRRLSPPWNCSTLVEGNGSDSGDSYHGSNSMKLRSSCVGPRARLLSKSDIKRPSRPQSPDSAGELSSISRHSRESNSPTASSPNRRVSAASSASSRRAPTDLQI from the coding sequence ATGGGAGACTGGAACTTCCTCGGGGGGATCTTGGAGGAGGTGCACATCCACTCCACCATGGTCGGAAAGATCTGGCTGACCATCCTGTTCATATTCCGGATGTTGGTGCTGGGCGTCGCTGCAGAGGACGTGTGGAACGACGAGCAGTCCGACTTCATCTGCAACACCGAGCAGCCCGGCTGCCGCAACGTCTGCTACGACCAGGCCTTCCCCATCTCCCTCATCCGCTACTGGGTGCTCCAGGTGATCTTTGTGTCCTCGCCCTCCCTGGTGTACATGGGCCATGCCATCTACCAGCTGCGAGCTCTGGAGAAGGAGCGCCACTGCAAGAAGGTGGCTCTCCGTCGCGAGCTGGAGGCGGTGGAcgtggagctggtggaggtgaggaggaggatcgAGAAGGAGATGAGGCAGCTGGAGCAGGGGAAGCTCAACAAAGCGCCGCTGAGGGGCTCTCTGCTGTGTACTTATGTGGCCCACATCGTCACCCGCTCGGTGGTCGAGGTCAGCTTCATGATGGGTCAGTACATCCTGTACGGACACCACCTGAGCACCCTTTACAAGTGCGACAGGGAGCCGTGCCCCAATGTGGTTGACTGCTTCGTCTCCAGGCCCACGGAGAAATCTGTCTTCATGGTGTTCATGCAAGCGATTGCGTGcatctccctcttcctcagccTCCTAGAGATCATGCACCTGGGGTTCAAGAAGCTGAAGAAGGGCATCCTGGACTACTACCCACATCTGAAGGACGACCTCGACGATTATTACGTCAACAAGTCGAAAAAGAACTCAGTTGTGCATCAGGTCTGCATGGGCACATCTGTGGGCCGTAAGACTACTATTCCCACAGCACCATGTGGGTACACGTTACTGTTGGAGAAGCAGGGCAACGGACCGAACTACCCTCTTCTTAGTGCCTCCTCGGCCTTCGTCCCAATACAAGGGGACCCTGGTGCAAAGCCGGACAGCCACAAGGACGTGAAGGAGGGAGTGCCGAGCCCCACAGAGCAAAACAGCAACTCCAACAACACCAGCAGCGAGACtcgctctcctcctgcagacaaGCAGGACGAGCAGGAGGATCGATCTTCCCCCCATCACGAGGACATGGGGTGTGCGAGGTCTGAGTATCCCACCCTCCCTGTGGCCGACACCTCCTCCTGCACAACACTGTCAGGCATTGTGAGGAAGACACGGAGGCTCAGTCCACCGTGGAACTGCTCCACTCTGGTGGAGGGGAACGGCTCGGACAGCGGAGATTCGTACCACGGGAGCAACAGCATGAAGCTACGCAGCAGCTGTGTTGGCCCCCGAGCCAGGCTGCTCTCAAAGTCAGACATTAAGAGGCCGAGCAGGCCCCAGAGC